CCCTGAAAACATGTAGTACAACTTTTTCCTAGAAATTAGCAGTGTCGAAGATAATTTAAGATCTTGTGCACGTAactatcaagtttcaaattcTAGTTCATTTAAAAAATGTCAACAAAATTCCTAAACTCGGGGGCAAAAtggcaaaaaaacaaaaaccaaaaagcaTCATGGCAGTAGAGGCCCGGGCCTCGAGCTTTTCATCAAAACCAAATTTCTCATGCTCAGCGCTTCTTCTTGCTTCCTTTTGCAGCACTGGATTTCGATGGGGTACTGATCAGGTACACAAACAGAACCATAATGGAGATCACAGACAAGAGAGACCCATATTTTGCCAGCAACTTCTGCAAGTAGTAAGGTTTGGAATTTTTAAACGAGAAATGAAAAGGTACAGAGTCTTGGAATGCAGACACAAGGCTTGTTTGTACAGGAACATGACACAAGTTGCAGGTGTTTTTCCCCCTTAACATGCACATGAAGAGTGAGTATCAGGAAACCATGCACGAGTGTCATCCACGTTGGGAGACCAACATTCTAATTTATTTGCCTCTATAGTTTTTGTAGATCTGCGAGTATTGCATCATCCTCGACAGTCAAGGAGATTATAGTGCTTCAAGATAAGGGGGTTTATTGCACCACATGCAAAACAATGCATTTCAATTTATATTATCCATGTGCATGTCAAATTAACTTTCAAAACCTAGAcagttcaaagaaaaaaatggacGATTCGTACCTTGGCCTGTGAAAATGTGGCCCCAAGAGAAGACAATTGtatgcaaaaaacaaaacaacgcTTACATTAACACAGTCAGGATTTCCAAATCAGAAAGCTGAATGTATACGTCTAGGGAAAACTTACCCACTCAAACTTCTTCTCCGGGGGTCTATCTGCAAGGACATCTAAAGGCAAGATTGGAGTTGAGTATGCTTCCTAAACCAAGAACCAGTCAGAAGATCAAATATCAACCAACCccaagaaaaatagtcattgTTGCAAATCCAGACCTGCAGAGCAGCCTTTGTGGGGATGCGGAATGTAATGACAGCTGGAGCACCATAGAACAATCCTTTTGCTTTGCCCTCCAACTCAAAAGAGTGCATTAGAAGACCACCCCTGCAAACCAAATTATCGGAAATTAACAAATGGAAACATGTACGGAACAAGCTTTCTGTTTGAGAAAGGAATTATCATTAACAAAGGCATCACTTACGCATCAAGCCTTTCCCATGAGATTGAAGTGTTACCACTTACAACTTCGAATAAATCTTGAGGCCAGCTATCGTCGGTAAGAATTACATCATATGCAGTCCTGGAAAacagagaaaaacacaaaactACTTGTAGCCGAAGAAGATCATATGAAGACAAtaagacaattcaagagtttcacaaaacaatttcaatttgattctACCAGTTAACACGAAACTAATAACCTATTAGAAGTTATCAAGACTCGAAGTGGAGGGATATGAATTAGAAAAAACCATGCGAGAATAAAGGGTGGTAACCCGCTGACTCCATTCTTCTTGGGTAATTCAAACCAACCCACTGCTCATATATAGAGGAGTATTCCACCCAACCCTCCCAATTTTGACCACAACGACCATATATTTAACTTTCTATCAGTCCATAGAAACAGAAAGGGCATGCAGAAAATCAACCTACAAATCATAACTAGCAGGAGGAAGTAAAAATAAGGCTCCCATACCTCATAAGAGGAACCCTTGGCCCCTATTCCCCAATCTCCAAAGCTAGGGAACCGACATAtcactttttttgtttgtttgtttgttttattttttttaaacttccagTATGGTTCGCtgcattatcattattttaactttacatTAACGTAATATCCCATTGCCCAACCATCTCTCCATCAAATTGTACAATGCTCGGGGAATTTCATCACTATGATGTACCATTGCCTTAAAATAAACTACAATTCCATCCCTTGACAACCATTCTCAAACCA
The genomic region above belongs to Carya illinoinensis cultivar Pawnee chromosome 4, C.illinoinensisPawnee_v1, whole genome shotgun sequence and contains:
- the LOC122307801 gene encoding translocon-associated protein subunit beta-like; the encoded protein is MARSYLIFGLISLLLVSSSLGSSVDVPFIVAHKRASLTRLKSGAEHVSVSVDIYNQGSSTAYDVILTDDSWPQDLFEVVSGNTSISWERLDAGGLLMHSFELEGKAKGLFYGAPAVITFRIPTKAALQEAYSTPILPLDVLADRPPEKKFEWAKKLLAKYGSLLSVISIMVLFVYLISTPSKSSAAKGSKKKR